One genomic region from Streptomyces sp. Li-HN-5-11 encodes:
- a CDS encoding MoxR family ATPase yields the protein MTTYDDRASLNDLTATVERVRSSVEGVIEGKPEVVRLSLTVLLAEGHLLIEDVPGVGKTMLAKALARSIDCSVRRIQFTPDLLPSDITGVSIWDQQRRDFEFKPGAVFAQIVIGDEINRASPKTQSALLESMEERQVTIDGQTYELPSPFMVVATQNPVEMEGTYPLPEAQRDRFMARVSVGYPSAEAEVQMLDVHGGVSPLEDLQPVAHAHDIVKLIEAVRAVHVAETVRRYAVDLVSATRTHPDLRLGASPRATLHLLRAAKASAALGGRDYALPDDVQALAVAVLAHRLLPTAQAQLNRRTAEQVVQEILQHTPVPAAPQQASGFGLGRGTPAFGRQQPRRL from the coding sequence GTGACGACCTATGACGATCGAGCGAGCCTCAATGATCTGACCGCCACTGTGGAGCGGGTCCGCAGTTCGGTGGAAGGAGTGATCGAGGGCAAGCCCGAGGTCGTACGGCTTTCGCTGACCGTGCTGCTCGCCGAGGGACATCTTCTGATCGAGGACGTTCCCGGGGTGGGCAAGACGATGCTCGCCAAGGCGCTGGCACGGTCCATCGACTGTTCGGTGCGGCGGATCCAGTTCACGCCCGACCTGCTGCCGTCGGACATCACCGGCGTGTCCATCTGGGACCAGCAGCGCCGGGACTTCGAGTTCAAACCAGGGGCCGTCTTCGCGCAGATCGTGATCGGCGACGAGATCAACCGTGCCTCGCCCAAGACGCAGTCGGCGCTCCTCGAGTCCATGGAGGAACGCCAGGTGACCATCGACGGGCAGACCTACGAACTGCCCAGTCCCTTCATGGTGGTGGCCACGCAGAACCCGGTCGAGATGGAGGGCACCTACCCGCTGCCCGAGGCCCAGCGCGACCGTTTCATGGCCCGTGTCTCCGTGGGGTACCCGAGCGCCGAGGCCGAGGTGCAGATGCTGGACGTGCACGGCGGTGTCTCCCCCCTGGAGGACCTCCAGCCGGTGGCGCACGCGCACGACATCGTGAAGCTGATCGAGGCGGTCCGCGCCGTCCACGTCGCCGAGACGGTGCGGCGGTACGCGGTGGACCTGGTCTCCGCCACGCGCACCCACCCCGATCTCAGACTCGGCGCCTCGCCGCGCGCGACGCTGCACCTGCTGCGCGCGGCGAAGGCGTCCGCAGCCCTCGGCGGCCGGGACTACGCGCTGCCGGACGACGTGCAGGCGCTCGCCGTCGCGGTGCTGGCCCACCGGCTGCTCCCCACCGCCCAGGCCCAGCTCAACCGGCGCACGGCCGAGCAGGTCGTGCAGGAGATCCTCCAGCACACCCCCGTACCGGCGGCGCCCCAGCAGGCGAGCGGCTTCGGTCTGGGCCGCGGCACACCGGCGTTCGGCCGGCAGCAGCCGCGGAGGCTTTGA
- the mraY gene encoding phospho-N-acetylmuramoyl-pentapeptide-transferase, with amino-acid sequence MKQILFAGVIGLFLTLVGTPLLIKLLARKGYGQYIRDDGPREHASKRGTPTMGGIAFILATVAAYFLSKVITTWTTDRSATPSFSGLLVLGLMVGMGLVGFLDDYIKIVKRRSLGLRAKAKMAGQLIVGIAFAVLALQFSDARGNTPASTKLSFITDFGWTIGPVLFVVWALFMILAMSNGVNLTDGLDGLATGASVLVFGAYTFIGVWQFQESCANAQTLTNPNACYEVRDPLDLAVVASALMGSCLGFLWWNTSPAKIFMGDTGSLALGGVLAGLAICSRTELLLALLGGLFVLITMSVVIQVGSFRLTGRRVFRMAPLQHHFELKGWSEVLVVVRFWIIQGICVIVGLGLFYAGWATDK; translated from the coding sequence ATGAAGCAGATCCTGTTCGCGGGAGTCATTGGCCTGTTCCTGACGCTGGTCGGCACTCCGCTGCTGATCAAGCTGCTGGCCCGCAAGGGCTACGGCCAGTACATCCGCGACGACGGCCCGCGCGAGCACGCCAGCAAGCGCGGTACGCCGACCATGGGCGGCATCGCCTTCATCCTGGCGACGGTCGCCGCGTACTTCCTGTCCAAGGTGATCACGACCTGGACCACGGACCGGTCGGCCACGCCGAGCTTCTCCGGGCTGCTGGTCCTGGGCCTGATGGTCGGCATGGGTCTGGTCGGCTTCCTCGACGACTACATCAAGATCGTCAAGCGCCGTTCGCTGGGTCTGCGGGCCAAGGCCAAGATGGCCGGCCAGCTGATCGTCGGCATCGCCTTCGCGGTGCTCGCGCTGCAGTTCTCCGACGCCCGCGGCAACACCCCCGCCTCCACGAAGCTGTCGTTCATCACCGACTTCGGCTGGACGATCGGCCCGGTGCTGTTCGTGGTCTGGGCGCTGTTCATGATCCTCGCGATGTCGAACGGCGTGAACCTCACCGACGGTCTGGACGGTCTGGCCACCGGCGCCTCCGTGCTGGTCTTCGGCGCCTACACGTTCATCGGTGTCTGGCAGTTCCAGGAGTCCTGCGCCAACGCGCAGACCCTGACCAACCCCAACGCCTGCTACGAGGTGCGCGATCCGCTCGACCTCGCGGTCGTCGCCTCCGCGCTGATGGGCTCCTGCCTGGGCTTCCTGTGGTGGAACACCTCGCCCGCAAAGATCTTCATGGGCGACACCGGTTCGCTCGCGCTCGGCGGGGTACTCGCGGGACTCGCGATCTGCTCCCGCACCGAGCTGCTGCTCGCGCTGCTCGGCGGCCTGTTCGTGCTGATCACCATGTCGGTGGTCATCCAGGTCGGCTCCTTCCGCCTCACCGGGCGGCGCGTCTTCCGGATGGCGCCACTGCAGCACCACTTCGAACTCAAGGGCTGGTCCGAAGTACTCGTCGTGGTCCGATTCTGGATCATTCAGGGCATCTGTGTGATCGTCGGACTGGGCCTCTTCTACGCAGGATGGGCAACGGACAAGTGA
- a CDS encoding septum formation initiator family protein produces MSSKPELRGRAARLARLIPANRQQAARTPFVLLVVLLLGGGLIGLLVLNSALSEGAFQMDDLQKDTKNLTDEEQALQRDIDSYSAPDALQRRAHELGMVPGGDPAFLNPDGTVKGVPSAAAEQSSLQDEPLALRPPEALVTSPSPADGPFPAVPDGAPPAAPEAAPPAVPQSPSPAGPAVPLSLQPATTTTPGR; encoded by the coding sequence GTGAGCAGCAAACCCGAACTGAGGGGTCGCGCCGCCCGGCTGGCGCGGCTCATCCCGGCGAACCGGCAGCAGGCCGCCCGCACTCCCTTCGTCCTCCTCGTCGTACTGCTCCTCGGCGGCGGCCTCATCGGCCTGCTGGTCCTGAACTCCGCGCTCAGCGAAGGCGCGTTCCAGATGGACGACCTGCAGAAGGACACCAAGAACCTCACCGACGAGGAGCAGGCCCTCCAGCGGGACATCGACTCCTACTCCGCTCCCGACGCCCTTCAGCGCCGCGCCCACGAACTGGGCATGGTGCCCGGCGGCGACCCGGCCTTCCTGAACCCCGACGGCACCGTCAAGGGCGTCCCCTCGGCCGCCGCCGAGCAGTCCTCGCTCCAGGACGAGCCGCTGGCGCTGCGGCCGCCCGAGGCGCTCGTGACCTCGCCGTCCCCGGCGGACGGCCCGTTCCCGGCCGTCCCGGACGGCGCGCCCCCGGCCGCCCCCGAGGCCGCGCCCCCGGCCGTCCCGCAGAGTCCGTCGCCGGCCGGTCCCGCCGTCCCGCTCAGCCTCCAGCCCGCCACGACGACGACCCCCGGCAGGTGA
- the rsmH gene encoding 16S rRNA (cytosine(1402)-N(4))-methyltransferase RsmH, whose protein sequence is MSNSRHVPVMLQRCLDLLAPALQEPGAVVVDCTLGLGGHSEALLTRFPGARLVALDRDKEALRLSGERLAPFGERATLVHAVYDELPGVLDRLRIPRVQGVLFDLGVSSMQLDEADRGFAYAQDAPLDMRMDQTTGMSAAEVLNTYPAGELVRILRAYGEEKQAKRIVAAIVRERDKEPFTNSARLVELIRDALPQAAKRTGGNPAKRTFQALRIEVNGELAVLERAVPAAVKVLDVGGRIAVLSYHSLEDRLVKQVFASGAASSAPPGLPVVPERYQPRLKLLTRGAELPTEEEIAENRRAAPARLRGAERIREDVE, encoded by the coding sequence TTGAGCAACAGCCGACACGTCCCCGTGATGCTCCAGCGGTGCCTGGACCTGCTGGCTCCCGCCCTCCAGGAGCCGGGAGCGGTGGTCGTCGACTGCACCCTCGGCCTCGGCGGCCACAGCGAGGCGCTGCTCACCCGCTTCCCGGGGGCACGGCTCGTCGCCCTCGACCGGGACAAGGAGGCGCTGCGTCTGTCCGGCGAACGCCTCGCCCCCTTCGGCGAGCGGGCCACCCTGGTGCACGCCGTCTACGACGAGCTGCCCGGCGTACTCGACCGGCTCCGCATCCCGCGCGTGCAGGGCGTGCTGTTCGACCTCGGCGTCTCCTCCATGCAACTCGACGAGGCCGACCGCGGCTTCGCCTACGCCCAGGACGCGCCCCTGGACATGCGCATGGACCAGACGACCGGCATGAGCGCCGCCGAGGTCCTCAACACCTACCCGGCCGGTGAACTGGTCCGGATCCTGCGGGCGTACGGCGAGGAGAAGCAGGCCAAGCGGATCGTGGCCGCGATCGTGCGCGAGCGCGACAAGGAGCCGTTCACCAACAGCGCCCGGCTGGTGGAGCTGATCCGCGACGCGCTGCCGCAGGCCGCCAAGCGCACCGGCGGCAATCCCGCCAAACGCACCTTCCAGGCCCTGCGCATCGAGGTCAACGGCGAACTCGCCGTGCTGGAACGGGCCGTTCCGGCCGCGGTGAAGGTGCTCGACGTCGGCGGACGGATCGCCGTGCTGTCGTACCACTCGCTCGAAGACCGCCTGGTGAAGCAGGTGTTCGCGTCCGGCGCCGCCTCGAGCGCGCCCCCGGGGCTGCCGGTCGTGCCCGAGCGCTACCAGCCCCGGCTCAAGCTGCTGACGCGCGGTGCCGAACTTCCCACCGAGGAAGAGATCGCCGAGAACCGGAGGGCGGCACCGGCCCGACTGCGTGGGGCCGAGCGCATCAGGGAGGACGTCGAGTGA
- the murF gene encoding UDP-N-acetylmuramoyl-tripeptide--D-alanyl-D-alanine ligase: MIALSLAEIAAVVGGQTHDIPDPSVQVTGPVVRDSREAVPGSLFVAFAGERVDGHDFAQAVVGAGAVAVLASRPVGVPAVVVEDVQAALGALARHVVRRLGTTLVALTGSAGKTSTKDLIAQVLRRKAPTVFTPGSLNNEIGLPLTALSATEETKFLVLEMGARGIGHIRYLTELTPPKIGLVLNVGSAHIGEFGGREQIAQAKGELVEALPEDGAAILNADDPLVRAMASRTKAKVILFGESGEADVRAENVRLTDSGQPSFRLHTPSGASDVTMRLYGEHHVSNALAAAAVAHELGMSAEEIATALSEAGSLSRWRMEVTERPDGVTIVNDAYNANPESMRAALRALAAIGKGRRTWAVLGKMAELGDEALAEHDAVGRLAVRLNVSKLVAVGGREASWLQLGAYNEGSWGEESVHVSDAQAAVDLLRSELRPGDVVLVKASRSVGLESVAQALLETGAEGEVAAR; this comes from the coding sequence GTGATCGCCCTCTCCCTCGCCGAGATCGCAGCAGTCGTCGGCGGGCAGACGCACGACATACCGGATCCGTCCGTCCAGGTCACCGGACCCGTCGTCCGGGACTCCCGGGAGGCGGTGCCCGGCAGCCTGTTCGTCGCCTTCGCCGGCGAGCGCGTGGACGGCCACGACTTCGCGCAGGCCGTCGTCGGGGCGGGCGCCGTCGCCGTGCTGGCGTCCCGCCCCGTCGGCGTGCCCGCCGTCGTCGTCGAGGACGTCCAGGCGGCCCTCGGCGCCCTCGCGCGCCACGTCGTCCGACGGCTCGGCACGACCCTCGTGGCCCTGACCGGCTCCGCCGGCAAGACCAGCACCAAGGACCTCATCGCCCAGGTGCTCCGGCGCAAGGCGCCGACCGTGTTCACGCCCGGTTCCCTCAACAACGAGATCGGGCTGCCGCTCACCGCGCTCAGCGCCACCGAGGAGACGAAGTTCCTCGTGCTGGAGATGGGCGCCCGCGGCATCGGCCACATCCGCTACCTCACCGAGCTGACCCCGCCGAAGATCGGCCTCGTGCTCAACGTCGGCAGCGCCCACATCGGCGAGTTCGGCGGCCGTGAGCAGATCGCCCAGGCGAAGGGCGAACTCGTCGAGGCCCTTCCCGAGGACGGCGCGGCGATCCTCAACGCCGACGACCCGTTGGTCCGGGCCATGGCCTCCCGTACGAAAGCGAAGGTGATCCTTTTCGGAGAGTCCGGCGAAGCGGACGTACGCGCCGAGAACGTGAGACTCACGGACAGCGGACAGCCCTCGTTCAGGCTTCACACACCCTCCGGTGCAAGCGATGTGACCATGCGCCTGTACGGTGAGCACCACGTGTCGAACGCGCTCGCCGCGGCCGCCGTCGCCCATGAGCTGGGCATGTCCGCGGAAGAGATCGCCACCGCGCTCTCCGAGGCGGGCTCCCTCTCCCGCTGGCGCATGGAGGTCACCGAGCGCCCGGACGGCGTGACCATCGTCAACGACGCCTACAACGCCAACCCCGAGTCCATGCGGGCCGCTCTGCGGGCGCTCGCGGCCATCGGCAAGGGGCGGCGGACCTGGGCGGTGCTCGGCAAGATGGCCGAGCTCGGGGACGAGGCGCTCGCCGAGCACGACGCGGTCGGACGGCTCGCCGTCCGGCTCAACGTCAGCAAGCTCGTCGCGGTCGGGGGCAGGGAAGCGTCCTGGCTGCAACTGGGCGCATATAACGAGGGTTCGTGGGGTGAGGAGTCGGTGCACGTGTCCGACGCACAGGCGGCGGTCGACCTGTTGCGCAGCGAGTTGCGCCCGGGGGACGTCGTACTCGTGAAGGCGTCCCGTTCGGTCGGGCTCGAGAGCGTGGCACAGGCGCTCCTCGAGACCGGGGCCGAGGGTGAGGTTGCCGCCCGATGA
- a CDS encoding penicillin-binding protein 2 has product MSDREPPRRRVPGPARPARPGSRPRPGSGARPARRPNSAWRPPPARVLRLGSPRPRLRMVALALTVVLLVFAVRLLQVQAVDASAYAAKADQNRYVVHTIAAERGGITDRNGVALAASVDADDITADPTMFTRDQLKIGDGPEQAAALLAPILGQDQAAIAKKLRTRNTRYVLLARRQTPQVWQQIKDLKAALAKKAQTDKSTVNVLAGVFSDPSSKRVYPNGDLAAGILGWVNADGQGGGGIEQQLNKQLTGKAGKVRYAQSGGREVPTAGSTETPAVPGSDVELTIDRDIQWAAQNAITQQVKDSGADRGYVIVQDTRTGEILAMANAPGFDPNDLGHADPAALGNAAVQDAFEPGSTAKVMSMAAVLQEGAATPLTHVVVPNRLHRGDRLFQDDVDHDTWYLTLNGVLAKSSNIGTILATGQLGKTQPEANKVLYSYLRRFGVGTATGIGFPGETKGILAPPGKWSTSQQYTIPFGQGFSINALQAASIYSTIANGGVRIQPTLVRGTKGADGRFTPAPKPSKSRVVSAKTATELAQMLESVVDDEQGTGVKARIPGYNVAGKTGTANRVDPATGRYRGYTSSFAGFAPADNPRITVYCAIQNATKGSYFGGQICGPIYKQVMEFALKTLQVPPTGAPAANLPVDFKP; this is encoded by the coding sequence GTGTCCGACAGGGAACCGCCGCGCCGCCGCGTGCCCGGACCCGCCAGGCCGGCCCGCCCCGGCAGCCGTCCGCGCCCCGGCTCCGGCGCCCGCCCGGCCCGCCGCCCGAACTCGGCCTGGCGGCCCCCGCCCGCCCGCGTCCTCAGGCTCGGCAGCCCCCGCCCCCGGCTGCGCATGGTCGCCCTCGCGTTGACCGTGGTGCTGCTCGTGTTCGCCGTGCGGCTGCTCCAGGTGCAGGCCGTCGACGCGAGCGCGTACGCCGCGAAGGCCGACCAGAACCGGTACGTCGTCCACACGATCGCGGCGGAGCGCGGCGGCATCACCGACCGCAACGGCGTCGCCCTGGCGGCGAGCGTGGACGCCGACGACATCACGGCCGACCCCACCATGTTCACCCGCGACCAGCTGAAGATCGGCGACGGGCCGGAGCAGGCGGCCGCGCTGCTCGCCCCGATCCTCGGCCAGGACCAGGCCGCGATCGCCAAGAAGCTCAGGACGCGGAACACCCGGTACGTCCTGCTGGCCCGCCGCCAGACCCCCCAGGTCTGGCAGCAGATCAAAGACCTGAAGGCCGCGCTCGCGAAGAAGGCCCAGACGGACAAGTCCACCGTCAACGTCCTCGCCGGCGTCTTCTCGGACCCCAGCAGCAAGCGCGTGTACCCCAACGGCGACCTCGCCGCCGGGATACTGGGCTGGGTCAACGCCGACGGCCAGGGCGGCGGCGGCATCGAGCAGCAGCTGAACAAGCAGCTGACCGGCAAGGCGGGCAAGGTCCGCTACGCCCAGTCCGGGGGCCGCGAGGTGCCCACCGCGGGCTCCACCGAGACGCCCGCGGTGCCCGGCTCCGACGTCGAGCTCACCATCGACCGGGACATCCAGTGGGCGGCCCAGAACGCCATCACCCAGCAGGTGAAGGACTCCGGCGCGGACCGCGGCTACGTGATCGTGCAGGACACCCGGACGGGCGAGATCCTCGCCATGGCGAACGCGCCCGGGTTCGATCCCAACGACCTGGGCCACGCCGATCCCGCCGCGCTGGGCAACGCCGCCGTCCAGGACGCCTTCGAGCCCGGTTCCACCGCCAAGGTCATGTCGATGGCCGCCGTCCTGCAGGAGGGCGCGGCCACACCGCTCACGCACGTCGTCGTGCCCAACCGGCTGCACCGCGGCGACCGGCTCTTCCAGGACGACGTCGACCACGACACGTGGTACCTCACACTCAACGGTGTGCTCGCCAAGTCGAGCAACATCGGCACCATCCTCGCCACCGGCCAGCTCGGCAAGACCCAGCCGGAGGCCAACAAGGTCCTCTACTCGTACCTGCGCAGGTTCGGCGTCGGCACCGCCACCGGCATCGGCTTCCCCGGCGAGACCAAGGGCATCCTGGCGCCGCCCGGCAAGTGGTCCACCTCGCAGCAGTACACGATCCCCTTCGGCCAGGGCTTCTCGATCAACGCCCTGCAGGCGGCGTCCATCTACTCGACGATCGCCAACGGCGGGGTACGGATCCAGCCGACGCTGGTGCGCGGCACCAAGGGCGCCGACGGCCGCTTCACCCCCGCGCCGAAACCGTCGAAGAGCAGGGTCGTCAGCGCGAAGACGGCGACGGAACTGGCCCAGATGCTGGAGTCCGTCGTGGACGACGAGCAGGGCACCGGCGTGAAGGCGCGCATCCCCGGTTACAACGTGGCGGGCAAGACCGGCACCGCCAACCGCGTGGATCCGGCCACCGGCAGATACCGCGGCTACACCTCCTCCTTCGCCGGGTTCGCACCCGCCGACAACCCCCGGATCACCGTCTACTGCGCGATCCAGAACGCCACCAAGGGCAGCTACTTCGGCGGCCAGATCTGCGGCCCGATCTACAAGCAGGTCATGGAGTTCGCGCTGAAGACGCTCCAGGTGCCGCCGACCGGGGCGCCGGCCGCGAACCTGCCCGTCGACTTCAAGCCCTGA
- a CDS encoding carbonic anhydrase, whose amino-acid sequence MTTSASVPTGSEGAITGGTVTDRLVEANQRYAAAFSDPGMDARPVLHVAVVACMDARIDLHAALGLQLGDCHTIRNAGGVVTDDVIRSLTISQRALGTRSVVLIHHTGCGMESVTEDFRHDLEMEVGQRPAWAVEAFRDVDQDVRQSIERVRTSPFLLHTDDVRGFVFDVRTGRLREIHPA is encoded by the coding sequence ATGACGACTTCTGCATCAGTTCCCACCGGATCCGAGGGCGCCATAACGGGCGGCACCGTCACCGACCGCCTCGTGGAGGCGAACCAGCGCTACGCCGCCGCGTTCAGCGACCCGGGCATGGACGCCCGGCCCGTCCTGCACGTCGCCGTCGTCGCCTGCATGGACGCACGCATCGACCTGCACGCCGCGCTCGGCCTGCAGCTCGGCGACTGTCACACCATCCGCAACGCGGGCGGCGTGGTCACCGACGACGTGATCCGCTCGCTGACCATCAGCCAGCGGGCGCTCGGCACCCGCAGCGTCGTGCTGATCCACCACACCGGCTGCGGCATGGAGTCCGTCACCGAGGACTTCCGCCACGACCTGGAGATGGAGGTGGGCCAGCGTCCCGCCTGGGCGGTGGAGGCCTTCCGGGACGTCGACCAGGACGTACGGCAGTCGATTGAGCGCGTGCGCACCTCGCCGTTCCTGCTGCACACCGACGACGTGCGCGGCTTCGTGTTCGACGTCAGGACGGGCCGCCTGCGCGAGATCCACCCCGCCTGA
- a CDS encoding UDP-N-acetylmuramoyl-L-alanyl-D-glutamate--2,6-diaminopimelate ligase — translation MTYPGPPRPVQVSATPLAELADQLGAEQPDSTAGVTGITHDSRAVRPGDLYAALPGARAHGADFVTQAASLGAAAVLTDPDGAERAAATGLPVLVVRDPRARMGELAATIYGHPGRDLLQIGITGTSGKTTTAYLVEGGLKTVKSTGLIGTVEMRIGEERIKSERTTPEATDLQALFAVMRERGVEAVAMEVSSHALVLGRVDGCVFDIGVFTNLSPEHMEFHSGMEDYFQAKAQLFTPRRSRLGVVNHDDEYGRRLAREATVPVVTFSAEGHPDADWRAEDVQVGPMDSTFTAVGPEGQRIAARSPIAGPFNVANTLAAIVALTAAGLDPQAAADGIAAVPGVPGRLERVDAGQPYLAVVDYAHKTDAVESVLRALRKVTKGRLHVVLGCGGDRDTTKRAPMGAAAARLADTAVLTSDNPRSEDPLAILAAMLQGAASVPAHERGEVLLFEERAAAIAAAVARARPGDTVLVAGKGHEQGQDIAGVIRPFDDRQVLREAIQQTQG, via the coding sequence GTGACATATCCGGGACCGCCGCGACCGGTTCAGGTCTCCGCCACACCCCTCGCGGAGCTCGCCGATCAGCTGGGCGCCGAGCAGCCGGACAGCACCGCCGGGGTCACGGGCATCACCCACGACTCGCGCGCCGTGCGCCCCGGCGACCTGTACGCCGCCCTGCCCGGAGCCCGCGCCCACGGCGCCGACTTCGTCACCCAGGCGGCGAGCCTCGGCGCCGCCGCCGTGCTCACCGACCCGGACGGCGCCGAGCGCGCCGCCGCGACCGGCCTGCCGGTCCTGGTCGTCCGTGACCCGCGCGCGCGGATGGGCGAGCTGGCGGCCACGATCTACGGCCACCCCGGCCGTGACCTGCTCCAGATCGGCATCACCGGCACCTCCGGCAAGACCACCACCGCCTACCTCGTCGAGGGCGGCCTGAAGACCGTGAAGTCCACCGGACTGATCGGCACCGTGGAGATGCGCATCGGCGAGGAACGCATCAAGTCCGAACGCACCACCCCGGAGGCCACCGACCTGCAGGCCCTGTTCGCCGTCATGCGCGAGCGCGGTGTCGAGGCGGTCGCCATGGAGGTCTCCAGCCACGCCCTCGTCCTCGGACGGGTCGACGGCTGCGTCTTCGACATCGGCGTCTTCACCAACCTCAGCCCGGAGCACATGGAGTTCCACTCCGGCATGGAGGACTACTTCCAGGCGAAGGCGCAGCTGTTCACGCCGAGGCGCAGCAGGCTCGGCGTGGTCAACCACGACGACGAGTACGGCCGCCGGCTGGCGCGGGAGGCCACGGTCCCGGTCGTCACGTTCTCCGCGGAGGGCCATCCCGACGCGGACTGGCGCGCCGAGGACGTCCAGGTCGGCCCGATGGACTCCACCTTCACCGCGGTCGGCCCCGAGGGGCAGCGGATCGCCGCCAGGTCGCCGATCGCCGGCCCGTTCAACGTCGCCAACACCCTCGCCGCGATCGTCGCCCTGACCGCCGCCGGCCTCGACCCTCAGGCCGCCGCCGACGGCATCGCCGCCGTGCCGGGCGTACCGGGCCGCCTGGAGCGCGTCGACGCCGGGCAGCCGTACCTCGCGGTCGTCGACTACGCGCACAAGACCGACGCCGTCGAGTCGGTGCTCCGCGCCCTGCGCAAGGTCACCAAGGGCCGGCTGCACGTCGTGCTCGGCTGCGGCGGCGACCGCGACACGACCAAGCGCGCGCCCATGGGCGCCGCCGCGGCGAGGCTCGCCGACACGGCCGTACTGACCTCCGACAACCCCCGCTCCGAGGACCCCCTCGCGATCCTCGCCGCCATGCTCCAGGGCGCGGCCTCCGTGCCCGCGCACGAGCGCGGCGAGGTGCTCCTCTTCGAGGAGCGGGCCGCGGCCATCGCCGCCGCGGTCGCCCGGGCGCGGCCCGGCGACACCGTGCTGGTCGCGGGCAAGGGCCACGAGCAGGGCCAGGACATCGCCGGCGTGATCCGTCCCTTCGACGACCGCCAGGTGCTTCGCGAAGCTATCCAGCAGACCCAGGGATGA
- a CDS encoding DUF58 domain-containing protein has translation MTTAWTAGAEDDRDERGGIRTALAGLTTRGRSFLAAGVAAAICAYVLGQSDLLRVGLLLAVLPLVCAAVLYRTRYRVAGSRRLTPARVPAGSEARVHLRMDNVSRLPTGLLMLQDRVPYVLGPRPRFVLDRVEPGGRREVSYRVRSDLRGRYPLGPLQLRLTDPFGMCELTRSFSTFDTLTVIPRVEPLPPVRLSGEAKGYGDGRQRSLALAGEDDVIPRGYRHGDDLRRVHWRSTARYGELMVRREEQPQRARCTVLLDTRGIAFRGAGPDSAFEWAVAGAASVLVHMLERGFSVRLLTDTGSSVPGEGADGFAGASQESADAAGLMMDTLAVIDHSDGAGLSRAYDVLRGGNEGLLVAFLGDLDEVQAAVAAKMRQRSGGAVAFVLDSGTWVREATDVPGTEDDTEERLRMLREAGWTAVRVPRGASVDEVWRQADRERTGVGVAGGTGYGEGLS, from the coding sequence ATGACCACCGCGTGGACGGCGGGCGCGGAGGACGACCGGGACGAGCGGGGCGGCATCCGCACCGCGCTGGCCGGTCTCACCACCCGCGGGCGGTCCTTCCTGGCCGCCGGAGTCGCCGCCGCGATCTGCGCGTACGTCCTCGGACAGAGCGATCTGCTGCGGGTCGGACTGCTGCTGGCGGTGCTGCCGCTGGTCTGCGCGGCCGTGCTCTACCGCACCCGCTACCGGGTCGCCGGCAGCCGCCGGCTCACCCCCGCGCGCGTGCCCGCCGGCAGCGAGGCCCGTGTGCACCTGCGGATGGACAACGTCTCACGGCTGCCCACGGGCCTGCTGATGCTCCAGGACCGGGTGCCCTACGTCCTCGGCCCGCGGCCCCGCTTCGTGCTCGACCGGGTCGAGCCGGGCGGCCGCCGCGAGGTGTCCTACCGGGTCCGCTCCGACCTGCGCGGCCGCTATCCGCTGGGACCGCTGCAGCTGCGCCTGACCGACCCGTTCGGTATGTGCGAACTGACCCGGTCCTTCTCGACGTTCGACACCCTGACCGTCATTCCGCGCGTGGAACCGCTGCCGCCGGTGCGCCTGTCCGGTGAGGCCAAGGGGTACGGCGACGGGCGGCAGCGTTCGCTGGCGCTCGCGGGCGAGGACGACGTGATCCCGCGCGGGTACCGGCACGGCGACGACCTGCGCCGGGTGCACTGGCGTTCCACCGCGCGCTACGGCGAGCTCATGGTGCGCCGCGAGGAACAGCCGCAGCGCGCCCGCTGCACGGTGCTCCTCGACACCCGGGGCATCGCGTTCCGGGGCGCGGGCCCGGACTCGGCCTTCGAATGGGCCGTGGCGGGAGCCGCGTCCGTCCTGGTGCACATGCTGGAGCGGGGCTTCTCGGTCCGGCTGCTGACGGACACCGGCAGCTCGGTGCCCGGCGAGGGCGCCGACGGGTTCGCGGGGGCCAGCCAGGAGTCCGCCGACGCGGCCGGGCTGATGATGGACACCCTCGCGGTGATCGACCACTCGGACGGAGCGGGCCTGTCCCGGGCGTACGACGTGCTGCGCGGCGGCAACGAGGGGCTGCTGGTGGCCTTCCTCGGCGACCTCGACGAGGTCCAGGCCGCGGTGGCCGCCAAGATGCGCCAGCGCAGCGGCGGCGCCGTCGCCTTCGTGCTGGACAGCGGCACATGGGTGCGGGAGGCAACGGACGTGCCCGGCACCGAGGACGACACGGAGGAACGGCTGCGGATGCTGCGCGAGGCGGGCTGGACGGCCGTGCGCGTGCCGCGGGGCGCCTCCGTCGACGAGGTGTGGCGCCAGGCCGACCGCGAGCGCACGGGCGTCGGCGTGGCCGGCGGCACGGGGTACGGGGAGGGGTTGTCGTGA